The sequence below is a genomic window from Escherichia marmotae.
GCTGCAACGGCAAGCCCTGCGAATTGGTCAGCACGCCGTCGGCGTTCACCTGCAAGTTGCCATCGCGGGTATAGGCGATATCGCCGTTGGCCTTTTGCACTTGCAAAAATCCCTGCCCCATAATGGCGACATTCATCGCGTTGTCGGTGGTTTCGACGTTGCCTTCGGTGAAGGTTTTCTGGGTGCCGACAATGCGCACGCCGCTACCGAATTGCAGCCCGGTCGGCATGATGTTGTTCTGGTCGAGCATCGCGCCCGGCGCTTCCTGGGTCTGGTAGAACAGATCCTGAAACATCACCCGGTCACGCTTGAAGCCGGTGGTGTTAACGTTGGCGATGTTGTTGGCAATCGCGCTCATTTCAGCATCCTGCGCCGAGAGGCCGGTTTTGCTGATCCATAATGCTGCGTTCATGGTGGTAAATTCCGTGTTGTTTTTCTGCCGCCGATTGCCGGATGCGGCGTGAACGCCTTATCCGGCCTACGGTTTGGGCACAGGCTTGTAGGCCTGATAAGACGCAAAGCGTCGCATCAGGCACCGCCGCATAATTGCCGGATGCGGCGTGACGCCTTATCCGGCCTACGGTTTGGGCACAGGCTTTTAGGCCTGATAAGACGCAAAGCGTCGCATCAGGCACCGCGCATAATTGCCGGATGCGGCGTAACGCCTTATCCGGCCTACGGTTTGGGCACAGGCTTTTAGGCCTGATAAGACGCAAAGCGTCGCATCAGGCACCGCGCATAATTGCCGGATGCGGCGTGAACGCCTTATCCGGCCTACGATGTGCGGTTACGAGCCGCGCAATAAGCGGTTGCCCGCGTCGCTGATATCTTCTGCGGTTTTCATCATCTTGATCTGCGCTTCAAACTGACGGTTCATGGCGATAGACGACATCATCTCGCTCACCGCCGAGACGTTGCTGCCCTCCAGAAAACCGCCGCTGACTTTGATGTTTTCATCGCGCTGAGCCAGAACGCCATCGGCAGTCACCAGCATCCCTTCGCCGTTTTTCGCCAGGTCAGCGACCGGAATATCCACCAGCTTCAGGCGGTCGATATCCATCGTCGCGGTCACATCGCCGTCATCGGGCGTCACCGAGAGCGTACCGTCGCTGCCAAACGAGGCGATGGCGTTCGGCGGCAGAATGATCGGCCCGTTATCTCCCAGCACCAGATTGCCGTCGATGGTCAGTTGCCCCTGGTCGTCCTGCTGGATGTTGCCGTTGCGGGTATAGACTTCGTTGCCGTTTTTATCCTGCACCGCAATGTAACCCGCGCCCTGAATCGCCACGTCCAGCGGGCGTTCGGTCTTCTCCGCCACACCCGTACTGTCGTTCACGCCGCTGGCCCCTTCCTGCGCCATATAGCGCGTGTCGAAGCCGCCGCCTTTCACCTTGTCGTTGGTCGCCATCGCCATGTCGGCACGAAAACCGTTGGTGTTGACGTTCGCCAGGTTGTTGGCGCTAATTTGTTGCTCGTACAAAGTCTGGGAAGCCCCGCTCAGGGCGGTATAAATCAAGCGATCCATTACATTGCCTGGAACAGCGCGTCATCGAGCTGCGTGCTGGTGGCGATAACTTTGGTGTTGGCCTGGTAGTTACGCTGGGCGGTCATCAGGTTGACCAGTTCGCTGGTGATATCGACGTTGGAGCTTTCGAGCACGCCCGACGACAGCGTGCCGCAGGTGCCGGAACCAGGAACGCCAATCAGCGGCGTACCCGATTCCCCGGTTTGTACCCACGCGGTGCCGCTCACCGCCTCCAGACCGTTTTCATTCGGGAAGGTTGCCAGCACCACCTGACCCTGCAACATGCGCTCGCCGTTGCTGTAGGTGGCGTAAACTTTGCCATCATCATCGACCTGCACACCGTTTTGCGTTGCGGAGGCGTAGCCGTTGGCGGAATTGGTGGTGACCGAGAAGTCAGAGCCGTATTGCGTACAGGTGGAGTAATTGACGGTTAAATCGATGGGGGCGGCGGCATCGGTCTGAAACTCAATCGTCTGCGGCGTGGTGGGCGAGGTTAGTTTCCCGGTATTCGGGTCGAAGGTTAATGTCGTCGCCGGAACGCCAGTCTGCTGCTGACCATCGAAGGTATACTGCACTTCCCAGGTGTTATCGCTGGTTTTGGTGAAGTACTGGCATACCGAGTGTTCGTTACCCAATGAGTCATACACCGTGGTGGTGTAGCTGTCGGTATACGAGCTGCTGTTGGCCGGGTCGAACGGTACGGTGGTGCGATCGATAGCCGCGTCGCTGGCGTTGAAGTTGGCGGTAAAAGTCAGGCTGCTGCTGGCCTGCGCCGGAATATTGCCGGTTTTTATCTGGATATCGGTGACCGTGCCGGTTTGCAGGGTGCCGCTGTCATCGACCGGATAGCCCTGCAAGTAATCACCCGAGGCGTTAACGATATAGCCGTTTTTGTCGGTTTCAAACGAGCCGCCACGGGTATAAGAGATATTGCCCGCGCTGTCGCAGGTAACAAAAAAGCCGTCGTCGTTAATCGCCAGATCCAGCGCGTTACCGGTGGAGACCAGCGAACCACCGCGCGAAATACTCTGCGCCGTACCCGCCACGCTGACGCCCATTGCCTGGCTTCCGGCATACATGGCTGAAAACTGGGTGGTCATCGACTTATAGCCCACCGTTCCGGCATTGGCGATGTTGTTACTGATCCCGTCGAGCTGTTCGTTAACGGCATTCAGCCCCGTTGCGGCAATTTCATAACTCATTGTTTCTTCCTGTTAATTCAAATTTTTGACAGCGTGCCCGTTGTTTTGCCGGATGCGGCGTGAACGCCTTATCCGGCCTACATATGGGTGCAAACATAAAAATATGCGTGGACTCGTAGGCCTGATAAGACGCGCACGCGTCGCATCAGGCATCTTGCACCTAACGCCGGATGCGGCGTGGACGCCTTATCCGGCCTACAAAACCATGCAGATTCAATACATTGCAGTTTCATGTAGGCCTGATAAGCGAAGCGCATCAGGCAATTTGGCACCGGTCATCACGCTACATCACTGTCGGTATCGGGTACGCCAAACTGGCTAATCATGGTGAATGGCACTTCGCCCACGCCTGCAACGTTGAGCACCGGAGAGCTACCGTCGAGCGGGATGCGCACATCTTCCACTTCGCCGGAGACTTCAATCGGCACCTCTTCTTCCCCGGTGTTGGTCACCACTGAGACGTCGTAATCACCCGGCGGAATGCCGTAATCGGCGGGATTTACCGAGAAATCGACCTGCCCTGGCCCCACGGAAGAACAGCCCTCCGGGATCAGCGAGACGGTGTAGTCATCGCCTGCGGCATCGGTAAAGTGGAGATCGGCGGTAGTACAGGCGTCGTCCAGCGTCGCGCGGCCGTTAATGGTCTGGTCGCTCACCTGCAAGGCGGTGGTCTGCACCATAATGTCGTCGCCCACCAGGTTGCCGAGCGCCATCACCTGAATGTTGCTCATCAGCACCGCGTTGGTGTTGGCCTGCACGCTCATCTCTTCCATCATCGCCACCTGCGCCATCGACGAAAGCTGGTCGATATATTCGGTAGCGTCGGTCGGGTCAGTCGGGTCCTAGTTTTGGATCTCCGCGACAAACAGCGTCAGGAAAGTATCGACGGGCGAGCTATCGCTGCTGCTTTGCGTATCGCTGGCCGCCACGGTGTTGTTTTCCGCCGTGGCGGTCGGCTGCGGCGATTGCGCATTCAGCGCCAGGGTATTCATCAGGCTTCTCCCAGTTTCAGCAGGCTTTGCTGCATACTTTTCACGTTGTTGAGCACATCGACGTTGGTTTCAAAATCGCGCGAGGCCGACATCATGTCCGCCATCTGTTCCACCACGTTGACGTCGGGATACCAGACATCACCGTTGGCGTCGGCCAGCGGCGAATGCGGCTCATAGTGTTTCACCGCCCCGCCGGTTTGCAGCACGTCCTGCACCTGTACGCTCGCACCGTCGATCGCGTGGCGATGCGTTCCCGCCAACAAACTGTGGTGATACACCGCGGCAAACACCGGGCTACGCGCTTTATACGCCTGCGCCTCGCTGCTGGCGGGTGCATTGGCATTCGCCAGGTTACTGGCAACGGTATTCAGACGCAGCGTTTGCGCCGTCATCGCTGAGCCAGAAATCTGATAGATATCAGTAAAAGACATGCTTATTTCCCTTCAATGGCCTCTCTGATGCCGCTGATTTGCAGATTCAGAAAGGTCAGACTGCTTTGATAATCCATACTATTTTGTGAAAACCGCGCCTGTTCGCTGTTCAGTTCCACGGTGTTGCCATCTTCCGACGGCTGCATCGGTACGCGGTACTGGACATCCACCGCCGCGTTATTTGCCCGTTGCATCTCCCTGGCAAAATCAATATCTTTAGCCTTGAAATTTGGCGTATCGACATTCGCCAGATTCGCAGTCAGTAGCTCGGTCCTCTCAAGACGTAACTTCACTGCCTGCGGATGCACTCCCAATGCTTGTTGAAAATTGATCCCCATTTCTTGCGTCACTCCTGCTTCAATCCGCATACGCTAAGCAATCGCCGTGCCATTTTTTAAGTGACTGAAGAGAAAGGGTTTATGAGTTTTCAATTTTGCGGGCGAAAGATGTTCTTCCTCCTGGCGCTGGCCTTACCGGGCTACGCCGCCGTCCATCCCGTGCAACATAGCGCGCGGGAACAAGTCAACGCTCAGGTACTGAACGCCGCCAGCCAGCAGATTGAATCACTGGCGCAACAGCGGCAGTGGCATGACTATCGCT
It includes:
- the flgG gene encoding flagellar basal-body rod protein FlgG; this translates as MNAALWISKTGLSAQDAEMSAIANNIANVNTTGFKRDRVMFQDLFYQTQEAPGAMLDQNNIMPTGLQFGSGVRIVGTQKTFTEGNVETTDNAMNVAIMGQGFLQVQKANGDIAYTRDGNLQVNADGVLTNSQGLPLQPEIDVPAGATNVAFGEDGTVTAILPGDSDVTELGQLTLVNFANPAGLSAEGDNLYLETAASGQPTEGVPGEDGLGTLQDNALEGSNVDIVNEMVAMITVQRAYEMNAKMVSAADDMLQYISQTL
- a CDS encoding flagellar basal body rod protein FlgF — its product is MDRLIYTALSGASQTLYEQQISANNLANVNTNGFRADMAMATNDKVKGGGFDTRYMAQEGASGVNDSTGVAEKTERPLDVAIQGAGYIAVQDKNGNEVYTRNGNIQQDDQGQLTIDGNLVLGDNGPIILPPNAIASFGSDGTLSVTPDDGDVTATMDIDRLKLVDIPVADLAKNGEGMLVTADGVLAQRDENIKVSGGFLEGSNVSAVSEMMSSIAMNRQFEAQIKMMKTAEDISDAGNRLLRGS
- the flgE gene encoding flagellar hook protein FlgE, with the translated sequence MSYEIAATGLNAVNEQLDGISNNIANAGTVGYKSMTTQFSAMYAGSQAMGVSVAGTAQSISRGGSLVSTGNALDLAINDDGFFVTCDSAGNISYTRGGSFETDKNGYIVNASGDYLQGYPVDDSGTLQTGTVTDIQIKTGNIPAQASSSLTFTANFNASDAAIDRTTVPFDPANSSSYTDSYTTTVYDSLGNEHSVCQYFTKTSDNTWEVQYTFDGQQQTGVPATTLTFDPNTGKLTSPTTPQTIEFQTDAAAPIDLTVNYSTCTQYGSDFSVTTNSANGYASATQNGVQVDDDGKVYATYSNGERMLQGQVVLATFPNENGLEAVSGTAWVQTGESGTPLIGVPGSGTCGTLSSGVLESSNVDITSELVNLMTAQRNYQANTKVIATSTQLDDALFQAM
- the flgC gene encoding flagellar basal body rod protein FlgC: MSFTDIYQISGSAMTAQTLRLNTVASNLANANAPASSEAQAYKARSPVFAAVYHHSLLAGTHRHAIDGASVQVQDVLQTGGAVKHYEPHSPLADANGDVWYPDVNVVEQMADMMSASRDFETNVDVLNNVKSMQQSLLKLGEA
- a CDS encoding flagellar basal body protein gives rise to the protein MGINFQQALGVHPQAVKLRLERTELLTANLANVDTPNFKAKDIDFAREMQRANNAAVDVQYRVPMQPSEDGNTVELNSEQARFSQNSMDYQSSLTFLNLQISGIREAIEGK